One region of Drosophila subobscura isolate 14011-0131.10 chromosome J, UCBerk_Dsub_1.0, whole genome shotgun sequence genomic DNA includes:
- the LOC117894808 gene encoding uncharacterized protein LOC117894808 yields MKYPLLLLGCLGMAHGLALYAASYPFVYSAGGSAVFTPTQQQYISQDALGQYSYGYAEPLSSKQETRTLDGTTRGTYSYRDAAGKLQTVDYLADAQGFHVAATNLPKAVVPRELVTGRSAAHGIGPHPVAVHHPVEHPAVKHPHAVEHPAGHIAEHPSSHVGTGRSAHPAVGHPEAVHHPEEHHPVEHHPVEHPAGHVAEHHPAAGTGRAHPEAHELPQPVGDTPEVAAAKALHLKRLHDEQQRNEILTPHIAVPVPVARSHHVVVPAAVYGYTRPQYYSSGFYY; encoded by the coding sequence ATGAAGTATCCACTCCTCCTGTTGGGTTGCCTGGGCATGGCCCATGGCCTGGCGCTGTACGCGGCCTCCTATCCGTTCGTCTACTCCGCCGGGGGATCGGCTGTGTTTACgcccacgcagcagcagtacaTCTCGCAGGATGCCCTTGGCCAGTACTCGTACGGCTATGCCGAGCCACTGTCCTCCAAGCAGGAGACCCGCACCCTGGACGGCACCACGCGGGGCACCTACAGCTACAGGGATGCGGCAGGCAAGCTGCAGACCGTCGACTACTTGGCCGATGCCCAGGGCTtccatgtggcagccaccaatCTGCCCAAGGCAGTCGTTCCCCGAGAGCTGGTGACCGGGAGGAGTGCCGCGCATGGCATCGGGCCACATCCCGTGGCTGTCCATCATCCCGTGGAGCATCCTGCCGTGAAGCATCCCCATGCCGTGGAGCATCCTGCTGGACACATCGCTGAGCATCCCTCCTCCCACGTGGGCACTGGCCGCAGTGCTCATCCTGCTGTGGGCCATCCCGAGGCAGTTCACCATCCCGAGGAGCACCATCCCGTGGAGCATCATCCTGTGGAGCATCCAGCTGGCCATGTGGCCGAGCATCACCCTGCGGCTGGCACTGGGCGTGCTCATCCCGAAGCCCACGAACTCCCCCAGCCCGTGGGCGACACTCCCGAAGTGGCCGCCGCCAAGGCCCTCCACCTGAAGCGCCTCCACGACGAGCAGCAACGCAACGAGATTCTCACTCCCCACATtgctgtgcccgtgcccgtggcCCGCAGCCACCACGTCGTGGTCCCCGCTGCCGTCTACGGCTACACTCGGCCCCAGTACTACTCCTCCGGCTTCTACTACTGA
- the LOC117894811 gene encoding tubulin polymerization-promoting protein homolog isoform X1: MLVSVVAHRASMSEAAANGSSPSPAPETPVAELAQLALEEEAPKVSFSDQFKAFSKFGDTKSDGKLITLSQSDKWMKQAKVIDKKITTTDTGIHFKKFKALKISLTDYNKFLDDLAKTRKVELTEIKQKMAGCGAPGVAQVSAGKAAAAVDRLTDTSKYTGSHKERFDATGKGKGIAGRRNVVDGSGYVSGYQHKDTYDGAH, translated from the exons ATGTTGGTCAGTGTTGTGGCCCACAG AGCCAGCATGtctgaggcagcagcaaatggtAGCAGCCCCTCGCCCGCTCCCGAGACACCCGTGGCGGAGTTGGCCCAACTGGCACTCGAGGAGGAGGCACCCAAAGTGTCGTTCTCGGATCAGTTCAAGGCCTTCTCCAAGTTCGGGGACACCAAGTCGGATGGGAAGCTGATTACGCTCTCGCAGAGCGACAAGTGGATGAAGCAGGCGAAGGTGATCGACAAGAAGATCACCACCACGGACACGGGCATCCACTTCAAGAAGTTCAAGGCCCTGAAGATCTCTCTCACGGATTACAACAAATTCCTCGACGATCTCGCGAAGACGCGCAAGGTGGAGCTGACGGAGATCAAGCAGAAGATGGCTGGCTGCGGGGCTCCGGGTGTGGCACAGGTTTCG GCTGGCAAGGCGGCGGCTGCCGTGGATCGGCTGACGGACACCAGCAAGTACACGGGCTCCCACAAGGAGCGCTTCGATGCCAccggcaagggcaagggcattGCCGGCAGACGCAATGTGGTCGATGGCTCTGGTTATGTGAGTGGCTATCAGCACAAGGACACCTACGATGGAGCCCACTAA
- the LOC117894811 gene encoding tubulin polymerization-promoting protein homolog isoform X2: protein MSEAAANGSSPSPAPETPVAELAQLALEEEAPKVSFSDQFKAFSKFGDTKSDGKLITLSQSDKWMKQAKVIDKKITTTDTGIHFKKFKALKISLTDYNKFLDDLAKTRKVELTEIKQKMAGCGAPGVAQVSAGKAAAAVDRLTDTSKYTGSHKERFDATGKGKGIAGRRNVVDGSGYVSGYQHKDTYDGAH from the exons ATGtctgaggcagcagcaaatggtAGCAGCCCCTCGCCCGCTCCCGAGACACCCGTGGCGGAGTTGGCCCAACTGGCACTCGAGGAGGAGGCACCCAAAGTGTCGTTCTCGGATCAGTTCAAGGCCTTCTCCAAGTTCGGGGACACCAAGTCGGATGGGAAGCTGATTACGCTCTCGCAGAGCGACAAGTGGATGAAGCAGGCGAAGGTGATCGACAAGAAGATCACCACCACGGACACGGGCATCCACTTCAAGAAGTTCAAGGCCCTGAAGATCTCTCTCACGGATTACAACAAATTCCTCGACGATCTCGCGAAGACGCGCAAGGTGGAGCTGACGGAGATCAAGCAGAAGATGGCTGGCTGCGGGGCTCCGGGTGTGGCACAGGTTTCG GCTGGCAAGGCGGCGGCTGCCGTGGATCGGCTGACGGACACCAGCAAGTACACGGGCTCCCACAAGGAGCGCTTCGATGCCAccggcaagggcaagggcattGCCGGCAGACGCAATGTGGTCGATGGCTCTGGTTATGTGAGTGGCTATCAGCACAAGGACACCTACGATGGAGCCCACTAA